One Intestinimonas butyriciproducens genomic window, CCGATGCTTAGATAGCATGTGTGCTCCATGGGCATGATATTCAGCACTCGTCCATGTCTGAATTCCACGCCCATATCCTCGGCGTGCCTCTGATAAGCGTCCAGGAGCTGGGCTCCGGTAAGTCCGGGCATCCCCAGATAGTTGTCTACCCGCTCCGCCCGGTACAGAGGACTTTCCCGGTAATCGTTGCCGACCACCAGCACCGTCTTGTTCCGGACCCTGGCATTGATCGCGGCGCTCAGGCCTGCCGGACCGCCTCCGATGACCGCAATGTCATGGGACAATTATAATCACACTCCTTGTCTCCGAACAGCGCGGCCACCACAGCGGCGGCGTCCGGGTCCGACACCTCATAGTACATCTCGTTGCCCTGCCGTTCACACCGTACCACCCCCGCCGCCTTCAGGCGCATCAGGTGCTGGGAGATGGTGGACTGTGACTGCCCGGTGCCCGCCT contains:
- a CDS encoding ArsR/SmtB family transcription factor; translation: MEESKELYEEKTELLKALSHPLRLQIVRGLLVGGCHNVRCMEAGTGQSQSTISQHLMRLKAAGVVRCERQGNEMYYEVSDPDAAAVVAALFGDKECDYNCPMTLRSSEAVRQA